Sequence from the Rutidosis leptorrhynchoides isolate AG116_Rl617_1_P2 chromosome 3, CSIRO_AGI_Rlap_v1, whole genome shotgun sequence genome:
ATGATCACCACCACAAACACATTCTCATTTCAATTTTCTTGCatcaaattaatctctctcaagttctctctttatgttctaagtgtttttcatcattttaatcataatctagctcaatctagctcaatctagctaacCTAGATCATCATACAAAATAATcactcaagaacacttcgaaaacccTTTCAAGTTTgttagattactttcaatcttgcaaacccatttcaagtgatcatccaacctcaagaaatattcatttatatcagtaggtgttctttctaaatcaaggtaataattatatttaaactttgattaaattctataaacataactatctttaatcaagtagtaatcttacttgaacttgttttcgttccatgattctacttcaagaactttcaagccatcaaagatcctttgaagctcaagattatttctcatcatttccagtaggtttacctactatacttgaggtagtaacgatgttcataacttcgttcgattcatacttatgtaactatcttattcgaagaatataacttgtaatcactagaacatagtttagttaattctaaacttgttcgcaaacaaagttaatccttctaaattgactttaaaAACAAATTcacacatgtactatatctatatgatatgctaacataaggatttaaaacttgaaaatacgaagaacaccgtaaaactggatatacgccgtcgtagtaaaaccgggggctgttttgggttggataattaaaaactatcttaaactttgaatttaaagtttgtgttatgggaaaatgatatttcatatgaacatgataacatatctaaaaatggtggttaaactcaaagtagaattatgtttttcaaaatggtcatcaaggtgtcATTCTTTCGGCAgatatgactacctctttcaaaatagacttgtaacctataactccgactataaatcaccactttttatgtttagatttagAAAATttagttcattacaaaaccatagcaatttgattcactcaaaatcgatttgtaacgaagaaattatgggcaaaacaatattggttagaaatagcCTAAAATGGCTACGGGATTATTttgataaaatctatactaaccatatcctagctaacttttcctgtattatacatgtatttaaacatgtcataactattttcttgtaatatactagtcttggttaagtccgagacaatataatataatcttgattaattaagacaatagttatacaatacgtcggataaatcgaaagacaccatgtacacaatacgtctagattaattctaagacaatagttgtaccttgggtcatgattgagtcttgtacaatacgtatacaatacgtcttgattattccagggtgatatattggactactaacattggactgctaacaatggactactaacgttggactgctaacttgacaacttaaatcatcaacacgtaaataaaaatatgatgtgaatgtatttctatcatactttgatatatgtgtatatatttgttataggtttgtgaatcgatccggCCAAGTCTGATTtctgacgaattgaaaatctgtgaaagtgagttatagttccatttttactatataatattttgggatgagaatacatgcagctttgtaaatgttttacaaaatagacacaagtacttgaactacattctatggttgaattactataccgaatatcgcccctttaacttggtaacctaagaattagggaaatggcctctaattgacgcgaatcctaaagatagatctatgtgcattgacacgccccagtcagagatatgaactgctttaatacttcgatttatatatactgattgcgattgCCGGTATATGGCATACTGATTGCGAAGTGTCGGTATgcgggagatattctatatgcattttgttaatgtcgattaccaggtgttcaccatatgaatggattttgCAGTGAGCATACCTGCatattatttatgaaaatgaaatcttgtagtctattattacgaattattatatataggttaaacctatgactcaccaacatttttgttgacattttaagcatgtttattctcaggtggttattaaaggcatccgctgttgcatgctatttaaagacgagatttggagtcagcatgcttgtatgataatgtttaaaaattgcattcggaTGTCTATGATTGTAATATATTGTAATGGTTGTgtaaaaactttatatttttagattatcaatgattgataatctatgttatgtcttttaaacctttgtcgataaaataaaggttatgttttgtttttaaaacgaatgcaggctttgaaaaacgtctcatatagaggtcaaaacctcgcaatgaaaccaattaacatgaaacgtttataatcgatatgaacggggcatttcaacttAGGTTTTTTGTTGGACTACAACtttgtaggatcgtgtaaacaggattaaacgatctAATCTTCTATATCGAGTGCGGAATAACTCGATATAGGGTTTTACTATCAAAACAATCAGTTAACCTTTGATCTTAGAATGTAATACGACTTTAGCATGCTAAAAATAAAGCACGGGGCCTAAGTTACTGTGTCTAAATCGAACTACCAAGTAATAACTCTTTTTATTGCTCCGTAATAATTTGACTTGATAAATTTAGCCGAATAGCTTCGAAAAAGAGAACCGTCATGATGAATTGATGACTGATACTATGATAGTAATATATAGTTTAGAATATCATAAATGACATGATTTTTTGATaaatttaaaacatgataaaatcaAAATCAGGTTTATTCACTCTATCTATTACCACAACGCTACCCGCAGATTGTAGAACACCATACACGTGACTGTTTTTATGCTTCTAAGATTCAAGATTGATATAAACAATTGAACTACATCTCTTCCTAAAAGATTTTTGTTCTACCAAATTTCGAAtaaattgagttttttttttttttaaattgtaaatTTGGTGAAATAGTAGGCTCGGAGAATTGAAGATGTAAAATGTCCAATAAATATAGTAATAGATCCCAATATAACAAAAAATCAAAGCGTTACAAGATTATCTAGTGATTAACGTCTTAGTATCATCACAAGAGATGGTATGTTCATGAACAGGGCCGGATTTGGGGCAGGGCCACAAGTGCGACGGCACCGGGCATCAAAAAAACAGGGGCATCAAAATTGTGAGTTCGATTTTTTTATTTCCATGTAAAAATTGATAAGTTGCAGAATAAAGCAAAGCGATGAAGATGAGGGAATGGAATGGGTAGAGAAGATGGGTAGGTGGAAAGAGAATGGATGATGTTTGTGATGTGCATATTTCATTTGTACATTACAACAATGTGATGCATCCTACATCTACTTTttagagaaaaaaaataataaagtaaaATACTTTAATTTAAATGCATATAGATAGCTGTCAATTCTCTACATCATTTTGACTTCACATTAGGCAGTACGGAGTATAAATTAATTttatacagagtattattattttctatttttTCTTAGCTGATCTTTTATTTTATACTCCGTATTTCACTTCAATTATGATTATAACTATAATTTTGTTTCATTTGTTCAACTAAAATACTTTTTAAACCATATGAATATATAAACCTCATGAAACAATTAATTAAATTCAATCAAATTTGAAAACCAAATAACACTAGACAAAAAGTTACTCTTAAGTAAATAAATACGGAATACATAATAATAATCTGGTAAAAAGTTATtccgtatattattattattattattattattattattattattattattattattattattattattattattataaaaacttgATATTTATAATATCAATTCGTATTAGTCTAGTAAAAAGTTACTCCGTATTAAGTTTACCGTCATCAACTcactatttaagttatatttactcGTAGTATATCATCTCAATATTATTGCACTTTTTATAACGTGAGAGATTGAGTGATCAATTTCAAACTTTTTATGTAAATTGTTTCGAAAAATTAGCATAAACAATCTACTGAATGTACTCGTAGTATGTATATCATCTCAAAATTATTGCACTTTATAATGTACCACATATTTATACATGTCTTAATTGATTAAGAATTGCTCTGAAGGCTAACCATATAAAAATTCAAATTAAAGTGGGGCATCATTTGATCTTCTTGCACCGGGCAACAAGATAGTCAAGACCGGCGCCGTTCATGAATCACATGCAACACATTTTGAAGTGGCAAGGAAAAAATGTTTAGAAAAACGTTAGGATAAACTCGATTAGAACGGTCGCAATTAAAGGGACTGGTTTGTCACACGGAGAAAGATGAGGGGCCAAAATGACGAATAGTCGGAAGAACGCGTTCTGTAGTGAGCAAAACATCGTCGCTAGGGTTCCGGCCAAGCACCACCGCATGGTAATCCTTTCTTATATATCTACTTTCACTCTGTAATCTAATAGCAACTACGTCAATTATCCAGCTGCTACAAAACTACTGTAAATGGAATTTTACTTTGAGTAACATGTAACATATCAAAACTAGAAATGGAATAGTTTATTCTAACGAGGGAAAAGGCAGAACAAGACCAATAAGTTATAAGGTGGATAAATTGGTATTAGCTATTACTTAATGAATTTAGAGATTGTCCATGCTTAAAAAGGTTGGatccatcgttattattatttttatgaaagaatCATAAATAGTCACGAAACTAGTATGGATGATGTTTGCACGATTTTTCATGAATCTGTATATCTCAGCCGAATTCACATATTAATATGTGATTTCAAATTTTATAGCAACAAGGATCTGTTTTCTTAAAAGTTGTGTATGAAAGTGTTTCCCTGATACTTTTCCCTTTAAGAAATTGAATAAATATTTGTTTGTATTAGCAGGATTTCGACGGATTCTTAAATAACTTGCAGGACTGGGAATTGTCACTCAAGGATAAACCAGACAAGAAGCTTAAATCACACTCTGTCGTTGAAAAAATGGTATATAAAGTTTTCTGTTGGTATATATTCGTGGGTACTCATTTTGTGTATATTCTGGAAATGGTTATGTATATTTACAGCTTGCATCGTTTTGATGATTACAAGTACCCTGGttgttaattttgttaatgatatttatggcttgtcattttgttttattttttaggAAGCTGTAAAGGTGAAAAATATTGAAAATAATTCATCTACTATTGGAGTTAATGCAAGATCACGTGAAATGAAAGAGCCTGCAAATGCAGTTAGCCAGTTATCGGGTGGGTTCATGGCAGATGAAGGTTATGTAGATGCTAATTCAGAAAAAGAGCTGGTATAATTTGTTGATGTtgttaaacgatttttttttagtgtaatattAGCTTATGTTTTTTATCATGTGCAAAATGAGAAAGTGAATGACTGAAAATAACCTCTAGTAGAATAGCCGGCTGACCTTTTTTGTAATGCCTTTAAGTTTTTTCAGCAAGTCTTTTCTATGAAATTGTAGGGTAATGAGTTTTTCAAGAAGAAAAAATATAAAGAAGCGGTTGACTGTTATTCCAGGAGTCTTGCATTATCACCAACTGCAGTAGCTTATGCAAACAGGGCAATGGCTTATCTTAAACTTAAGAGGCACGTGTTCTGTTATTTTCAGTTTTTTATGTTCCATCTATTGTTTATTATAGTGTTACTGCTTTTCATTTTGTAGTCACTTAATAATGCGTTCACCTAACTTACAAGTGACTATCCTACTATAAACTAAGTTGAGTGTTGGAATTCTTCCAGACATAACTATTTATGTGTTTGTTCATCTAATGTATCTATGTCACTTGTAAGTTACTGACTAGAAGTGGTAGGATGGGTGGTTCGTAACAGGTTCAAAAAATCATTTCTTAATACGGGTCAACTAGGATTGGGTTTACATGTAAACACTTATTTGactatattattatcatgaataattaagtttattatttattatttatgattaCTAATGTCGTATACTTACAATAGTAATGAAATTTTATTAACAACTGGCCTTTGGCCAAGGCTGATTTTGGTTCACATTCCTATCAGGACACATGTTCATAAGTATTTGATATACATATGAAaactttaatttttaaattaaaaaccATTTAGGAAGTTATTTAGATTTATAACTTGTCTTTTAACTCTAGAACAACAAGTACAAACAGATATGCGTATTGTTTATGTAATATAAATACACACTTAATAGTGATAaatatcatttttcataaatctgtaATCATCTATATTTGTACCCTTATTTGTCAATTCATTAGATTCCAGGAAGCCGAGGACGATTGTACAGAAGCCTTAAATTTAGATGACCGGTACATTAAAGCATACTCAAGACGTTCAACGGCTAGAAAAGAACTTGGTAAACTTAAAGAATCCAAGGAAGGTATGTATGCATATTACAATATATACCACCATATGCTTGATCTAACAGAAGATAATACGTATATAACTTTTCATGGGTCCAACTATATTGATTTTTAGTAAACTACAGATGCAGATTTTGCTTTGAGGCTGGAACCACATAATCAAGAGATTAAGAAACAGTATGCAGATGCGAAATCTTTGTATGACAAGGTACATTTTTTTTGTTTCATTTGCAATTCTAAATAATGTCCTTGAACTTTTACTTATTTATTATATGCTTTCCGGGCCCATCTTACCATGTTACTCATAATAATATGTGTTTAAACTTATAGGAACTTCTTAAAAAGGCATCTGCATCGATGAAAGGACCAACGGAAAAAGTGCAAAAAGATTTGAAGTTGGATAATGGTGCACGGTCTACTCCAAAAATTTCTGAAACGACTAGAGTCACAAAACCTATAACAGAGATCCCAGAGGTAATCTGATATCAATCTGTCCTTTATTTACTCAGAGGTGTCAATATGGGTGGGTTGGGTAACTGGTTATGAAAAAGAATGGAACAACTCTTACATtgattacaaattaaattaaactAGAGAAGATTGCTATGTGGCTTTCTAACACATTCATATTTTGAAGATTACAAATCAGACTGTTAGATCATCTCAGACCAATCAGAATGATGGCAAAAAAGCTGTAAAAGAATCGGTTCAACAGCTTGCTGCTCGTGCAGCTTCTCTTGCCACTGCTGAAGCTGCAAAAAAGATTGTCCCTCCAACTTCAGCTTATCAGTTTGAGGCTTCATGGCGAGGATTCTCTGGCGATCATACTCTGCAGGCTCGTTTGCTAAAGGTGTGTGTTATTTTagtgtgagtgtgtgtgtgtgtgtgattttagtctgtgtgtgtgtgtgtgattttaATCTTTTTATTTAGCTTATTAAAGATCATGAGTGTGTGTTGCTGATGAACTACAGATTTAAAATAGATAGGAGTGTTCAAAAGAATGAAACCAGTATATAAAAGTTTGAGTTTTTTTTAGAACTGCAAGTTAGACTCATACAAAAGTTATTACTACCCATACCGCGCTGACCTGTTGATTATTCTACCTCTATCTTTACTAATCATTATAATTTTCAGAACTTTTCACTTTGTCTTTGTTCTTATTGTATTTGTttgatttttgttttgttttttcatTTCCAACTAGGCCACGAATCCCGTCGCGTTACCGCAGATCTTTAAAAATGCTTTGTCAGCACCACTCTTAATTGATATTGTAAGGTGCATTACCACCTTTTTCCGGTAAGTACAAGTTTTACTTGATTTATTAAGTATGGCTCACATGTTAGCTGAACACAACTAAAATCTTATTAAGTGTTTTGGTACTTGGACAGTGATGAAGCTGACCTAGCTGTCAAATATTTAGAAAATCTGCCCAAGGTATCGAGGTTTAACATGATCATCATGTGTCTTTCACCTGCAGACAAATCAGGTATGCTGGAATAATTAGTATTTTGCAACCAACCTTTTCTTATAATGTTTTTTTAGTAAGTTTACTTTCTTATAGTTTTTTCTGCACAAATATTAATGAAACATGAAACTTGTAATGACATTTTATAATCCTGGCTAGATCTTCGAAGAATCTGGGATGAAGTTTTCTGTAACGAGGCAGTTGCACAAGATTATAGCGAAATTCTTGAACAGCTACGTCCATTATACTGCATCAAATAaacaatatattagtaattatataaattaaatatataatgtacTATCATAGTTCTCTTGTATATTTCATGAATCATGAGACACAAGTCTTCATGGAGAGGCTGCCATTCCTTCACCCTTCGATCGCCACTTAAATTTTACTCTAATTGGTATTAATTTGATGTCATATACAATGCATGCATGCCATTTTGTTTGATACTCAAGTTCCCTTCGTAGTTGTGTTGGCCACACACAGAGCTTTACTTAAAAGTACTTGGAGTTGATGTTAGTTTGAACTGCAGGTTTATCAAAGGTGATGTAAACTTATGCTTGAATGTTGTTTTCCATTAGTTTTTGCTGTCTTGttttataaaaaaatgattttGTGGAAAATGTGAGTAATTGAGTTGGCGTTTTTTAAAAACTGTCGAGTTCGCGTGGTGCATTTTGTGTTGTCAATTTTCGATTAGGAGTTGACACTATTTTTTAGATTATGTTACTCCTATATAAGAAGTCGACTGACCTGTTTTTGTTCGTCCATGGATTAATTTGTGACACTTGACACAAATTATTTGGTTAGCTTTCAAAACCTATGAACTTTATAAAGCGCAGGAAGAGCAATCACTCCACTAATTTCTCAATAAACAATGATAGTCTTGCGTCTCATATTCTCTCCTCTCATATTAATAGTTCAGTATTTTATTTTGAAATGTTCCAAATTAATACTTTTTCGCATAAGAAAAGTTTCGTATAAGAAAAAAAGTGACTGTCACATGTAATTTTTGTTAACTTTTCAGCTTTACCTTACTTTTTATCCCTTTTTTTCAAGCAATATCAAAATAAATAGGACCGCACTAGCAGAGAAAAAAGGACTGAGCATCTAGTTTGTGATAGCTTCCGACTAAAGTGACCTTGCACCTCATCAAGAACGTGTAGTGAATGGTCTAAATAGTGTCAACGGCTCAACCAACATAGTTGTCAAAAAGATAGGAATCTGGAAGCACCTTTGAGAAAACAAACAAAACCATCTAATCAATTTGCAGTTGTACCTCAAAACAATTGTCGTAAGTTTGAAATAGAGTACTCTttgaaatatataatatataattatataatactaataataataattcgctATTGCGAGTAACAACTTGTTAATTAAACTGACGCCATTCTAAAGGAGATTAGTACGGAGTAACAATTATTTTGGAAATAACATTGAAGTTTCGTGGATGTTTCTTGATTAGTCAACTCTACCCTCAAGTCCTCAACGACCATAACATTCTCAAATGTCTAAAACAACACGTTTAAGTTATCCGATCAAATTATAGATCTCAGTTGTATACTTGTTTTTTTTAAAGCAAACAAAAttttattagtaattagtaatatatTCAACATACAGTACATCAAACACCATTACTGTATACTTGATTTACTCTACAAGAATTGAAGTTTTCTATCAGTTCTTGTTCATCATCAATGGCAGAGGCAGTTGCGGCAGTTGTAATATCAGGGGCGGTAGGAGCTGGGCTTGGAGAAGCTCTTTCTCTATTAGTAACTGCAATCACATACATTAATAGGAAAACATCACGGTTTAAATCTCAGCTTAATGAAATACAACAAACCATAATTAATAACAAGCAGTGTTTTGATGATATCGATAAACTTCTTACAAAGTTGGATCGACCCAATGAAGAAAAATTAGCGTTTATCACGCAGTTAAAAGGCGCAGAAGCTCTGGTTATGAAATGCGAGCATATAAAATGGAACTTTTATAAGATATTAACTCATGAATCgaagttgaaaaagttgaatgagtcGTTGGTGAGATTCTGTCAGACTGATGTTCAGTTGATGATCTTTAGGGGTGTATCCGATTTGCAAACGAGAATGATGAATTGTGATACTGATTCGAGCGGTTGGTTGTGTGGGGTTCCATTGCCTCAGGGTGATGTTATCggctttgataatcatcttatggcTTTGAAGTCGATGGTGCTAAAGGATTCGGTGAATGATAATGATTGTTCGGTTGTCGTTGTGTCTGCGGGTGGAGGTTACGGGAAAACAACATTGGTCAAAAAGCTTTGCAACGATCCCCAGATTATAGGTATTCGAAATCTCTACTTTTTAACAAAATTTTTAATGGATAGTTGTATTCTTGTTACAATATTTTAGAGCTGTCTTTAATATGTGTAAGATATTTAAGCACCTTAACGACACCTAAGGATTGTCGCTAGAAAATCCTTTATTTATTAATATGTTTGTTTATGACAAAACATAATAAGCATTGTATGATTACTTACAAATACCATAGACTATTTGATTCAGACAAGTTATATTTAGATTGATATTTGGATGTTATATCTTAAGTAAATTATGATGGTGGTCTAATCTGATCAGGAAAATTTAGCAAAAACATCCGCCTTGTTACCATCTCAGAGACCCCCAATTTGAAAAACGTCATCGAAGATTTACTTACAAAAAAACAAGATCATTTTGTCAACGATGCAGATGCAGTCAACAGATGGGGGAGTTTTTTGCGTGTAGAGAAACCTAATTTACTGTTGGTACTGGATGATGTATGGTCGGAAGATATTGTTAAGAAATTTATGTTCAAGTTACGTGGATACAAGATTCTCGTAACATCTAGAACAGAGTTTAAAGCATTCAATAATATTTATCAACTGAAACTTTTGAACCGTGAAGATGCCATCAAACTGTTTCGGTACTCGTCTTTGTCCGAACCAGGAAGTACACGTAGTAGTGATATACCAGATGATCTTATTGAAAAGGTAATATTATTCAATTTACTATATATCCTTTTTAGGCATGTTTGTTTTACATATTAAGGTCTTACTAACCATTATTTATTATTTTTGTAGTTGGTGGACTGTTGCAAAAATCATCCATTGACACTTACTGTAGTTGGTGGTGTGGTGAAGGGGAAAAGCATGCCGTTTTGGCTTGACATGTTGAAAAAACTGTCCGAAGAGAAGCAATCTGTTATTAGTATAGACGATCAGTTGTTTCATTGTCTAAAAAGGAGTTTAAATGTGTTTGATGAAGATTCTGTTATTAGGCAATGTTTTTTAGACTTGGGATTATTTCCTGAAGATCAGAAGATTGCCGCTACAGCGCTTATGGACATGTGGGTCCATTTATACAAACATGATGATGAGGGATTAAAGACCATAAAACAAGTGCTTGAGCTCTCATACAAAAACCTTGTCAATCTGTCGCCAATAAGGTACTTTGGCTTCTACTCAATTTTAGTTATACGTAAAGAAACGCATTTCACTAGCATTACAGACTCAAATTCTaatctaatttttagattacctaaACCAACGGTTATCATAACAGCTGACATGATTGCAGGCCTCTTATTGGACTTATACATTCCTATCTCTGTCTTTATTTCTATGCATATCGATCTTATTAGTGAGACTGATGCCTTATGCTCTCCTTTCATGTCAACATACTAATAACGTCTTTTATTATAAACTGCATATGATCGCAGGGACGATTCATCGATGGTAGCAAACTGGTGTGAGGAGAAAACTGTTATGCAACACGATGTGATGAGACAGCTGGCTATACATTTGAGTAGCCAAGGGCCAGAAGAGCATAGAAAGAGGTTAATTATAAATGTAAATGGAGAAGACTTTCCACCATTGCCGGATGCAATCAACGCCCAAATATTGTCAATTTCAACAGGTTTGTTGTATTATATTTCTCTGTTGATAAAAGATGGTATAGTCCTTCCACATATTTTAATGTTatttacttatgatacttgtgaactATTCTAATAACATCTTAACTTGGTTTATGATATCCTCACAAAATGTCTCAGATTCTCACCCTCAATAACATCTTAACTTGGGGTGGCAATGAAAAAGGGTCGAAAATAGTCAAGGGATAACCCGGTTAACTCGCGAGTAAAAATACTCTCCTCTGGGTAGCTTAAACTgaaaaaacattaaacattatccgTTTCGTTTATACATTAAACTTGTGACAGGTGAAAGATTCTCTATGAACTGGAACGACATGCAAGCCTCTAAAGTGGAAGTTTTCGTATTGAACTTCATGTCAAAGGAATACGTATTGCCTCGATTTATGCAATATATAGAAAAATTAAAGGTCTTAATCATCACAAACTATGGGTATTACTTCTCAGAGCTTGAGAGCTTTCCCCCACCTCAATATTTATCCAGTCTCACAAGAATTAGGTTGGATCATGTTTCAATATCTTCCATTAGTACACAATTACTAGATTTAGTAAACTTGCAGAAGTTGTCACTAATCATGTGCAAGATAGGCAATAGTTTCAACGAATGTACCGATGGAATCCCCCAAAAGTTACCCAACCTATTGGAGATGGATATCGAATCATGTGATGATTTAGTTACATTTCCTAAAATCTTGTGCACTCTAGTTCGCCTTAAAAAATTTAGCATCACTAACTGCCACAGTCTGACTTCACTTTCCGAAGATTTCGGAGGCTTGACAAATTTGGAAGTTTTGCGGCTTGCATCATGCTCAGATCTTAGAACATTACCTAATTCGATCGTGAACCTTCGGAAGTTATTTATCATTGATATATCTGACTGTATACGGTTAAGTAAGTTGCCAAAGCAGATGGGTGAGTTGAGTTGTTTGAAAACAATTCATATGACAGCTTGCACAGGACTAAGACGGGATGAGATATCATCCACGTTTGACGAATCATGTTCACTGAAAGTGGTATGCGATGAGGAAATTTCCTTGTTGTGGAATCATCACCCCAATGTGAGTATGCAAATCGTTGAAAAAGATACATTAGGTACCTTTTCGAAGATCGTTTCAAACTGAAGTTTCAACAAATAAGTACTCTGATTAACATAGGGTGTTAATCATTCTTATTTGTAATGGTTGTTTTTATGTATGTACTGAATTCCTAAGGTGTGTTGCTGATAATGTATTTTTGATGATCCTTTTAATTACCCATATAAACCTTTTgagattcattttttttttaaatagtttgCTACACTATTAAGCAGTCACTAGGGCATGTTTACTTTCCACTTAACGATCTGTTTCCGTATCTCTTAATTCAGTAAGTAAAATTGTTGTTTATTTGTCACTTAATCTGAAAAACTGAAAAATTGTTTGTTTGTATGAGACATAGAAAGAGAGACCCTTCCGAAATTGGCAAACTGAGCCAAATGGAAAcaacaaatacaaaataaaatcAAACAACCCCTAAATTATGGAACCAAAACTACACTTACCTCATCAAAATGCTTTTGA
This genomic interval carries:
- the LOC139898141 gene encoding probable disease resistance protein At5g66900, with the protein product MAEAVAAVVISGAVGAGLGEALSLLVTAITYINRKTSRFKSQLNEIQQTIINNKQCFDDIDKLLTKLDRPNEEKLAFITQLKGAEALVMKCEHIKWNFYKILTHESKLKKLNESLVRFCQTDVQLMIFRGVSDLQTRMMNCDTDSSGWLCGVPLPQGDVIGFDNHLMALKSMVLKDSVNDNDCSVVVVSAGGGYGKTTLVKKLCNDPQIIGKFSKNIRLVTISETPNLKNVIEDLLTKKQDHFVNDADAVNRWGSFLRVEKPNLLLVLDDVWSEDIVKKFMFKLRGYKILVTSRTEFKAFNNIYQLKLLNREDAIKLFRYSSLSEPGSTRSSDIPDDLIEKLVDCCKNHPLTLTVVGGVVKGKSMPFWLDMLKKLSEEKQSVISIDDQLFHCLKRSLNVFDEDSVIRQCFLDLGLFPEDQKIAATALMDMWVHLYKHDDEGLKTIKQVLELSYKNLVNLSPIRDDSSMVANWCEEKTVMQHDVMRQLAIHLSSQGPEEHRKRLIINVNGEDFPPLPDAINAQILSISTGERFSMNWNDMQASKVEVFVLNFMSKEYVLPRFMQYIEKLKVLIITNYGYYFSELESFPPPQYLSSLTRIRLDHVSISSISTQLLDLVNLQKLSLIMCKIGNSFNECTDGIPQKLPNLLEMDIESCDDLVTFPKILCTLVRLKKFSITNCHSLTSLSEDFGGLTNLEVLRLASCSDLRTLPNSIVNLRKLFIIDISDCIRLSKLPKQMGELSCLKTIHMTACTGLRRDEISSTFDESCSLKVVCDEEISLLWNHHPNVSMQIVEKDTLGTFSKIVSN